AGTTGAGGCAACATTCTGCCCAGGGAATCGCCTTCAGCCGGTTGGCAGAAATCTGTTCTCCACAGGACTGGCACTCGCCATAAGTGCCGCCCGCGACACGCTCAAGAGCGTAATCGATCTGCCTGAGCATACGACTGCGAACGCTTGCCGTTGTTACGTTGACGTCCTGCTCGACGCTACGGACGGCAAACTCCATTTCATCAGCCGATTGAACCGCCGAAAGAGCCTCTGGAGTGTTTCTGGAGCCGGTCAAAAGTTCCTGTCGCTTCTTCAGCAGCACCGCCCGATAAGCGCTTGTTCTTGTTTTCACTGTTGCTGACATTGTACAAACCTTCCTTATGGTTGTGTCGTTACTTCTATTCTCTTTCCCGACTTTCTGATGGTTTGGAAAGGTCGAAGGTTGCAAAAAATTTAGCATGAAATAAAAAAAATCGCAAGGGACCCACTGCGCACAGGCTCGAAGCCCAAATTTGGCGTGGTACAATCTCAGTCAGTCGGCCTTCAAATGGGGTCGCATGCAGGAGCATAACCAGTGTCAAGCCGCGACGAAATGCTAGGGACCGTCCGAAGCATCCTGAAAACAAAGGAGAAAGGCGCTCATGCGGCCGCTGAACCCATATTGCCGCCTCCCCTTGAAGGCGTGATGCCCCTGATTCCGCCCGCACAATTGGCGGAGCGGTTTGAATTAGAGCTGCAGGGCCTGGGTTGCAGCACGTACCGAGCTTCGACATCGGCGGAATTGGGGGATATATTGTGTTCAATTTTGGAGCAGACCAAGGTTGAAAGCGTGGTGCTGTCGCGAAATCCGCTCCTCAGCCGGTTGCAGATTGGGAAGATGCTGAACGGTCGCGGGATGCGGGTTGCCGCTTGGCCCACAAGCGCGGAAGCGCAACAAGAAGGCAGCTTTTTCCGTGATAAATGCTTCGCTGCGGGCGCAGGCATCACCGGCGTAGACTTCGCGCTGGCCGAGACTGGCAGCCTGGTCCTGACCAGCGCTACCGAAGGGAGCCAACTCGTTTCGCTTGCCCCCCCGGTGCACATTGCGCTGTATCGCCGCAGCCAACTGCGCGCCACGCTTGACGAAGTCCTCGAACATCTCCCGGTCTCGCGTGATCCTGGGCAGGCCAGCGCGGCGCGGTCGGTGGTTTTTATCTCGGGGACCAGCAGAACGGCCGACATCGAACAGATCCTTGTTCGCGGCGTGCACGGACCGCGGACGGTGCATGCCATCCTGGTGGAGGAATCCTGCCGGGAAGAATAGCCGGTGCGCCCCTTCCTGCTCCCGCAAGTCAGGCGGTTGCGCCAATCCCTCCCCGCATCTAAAGAAAAAAGAGTATTGTTAGTTCTATTACCTTATGGCAAAATGGGAACTGCGTTTGTCGCTCTTGTATCCCTTTCGAGTTGTACTCAAAGGCTGCGAGGGAAGATTGCGGCTGTTTGTGTCTATCAGCCACGGAAGTGAAGCACAGAACTGACGGCGCGAACTATCAACAAGGAGTAGAAGTAAACGTGAGTAACAATCGTGAGCAAGGAACCGTTAAGTGGTTCAACGCCAGCAAGGGGTATGGTTTCATCCAGCGGCAAGGTGGTGAGGACGTCTTTGTCCACTTTTCTGCGATCCAGGGAGACGGTTATCGTAGCCTTCAGGAAGGTGCGCCCGTCGAGTTCGAAGTCGTAAGGGGACCGAAGGGTCTCCAAGCGGCGAACGTGGTTCAACTGTAATACCCACCGGGGCCGGATAACCTCCGGCCCCAGCTTTCTTCCGTCATCCCACCCGGAACCTTTTCCACCTCCACCAGAGCCGTTGGCAAGCGCGTGGCTGGTCGCATGGGCGTTATCCGCCCCACTGGGAACAGTGTCATCTCCGTTTTCAGAAATTTGACGAGTGCGTGTGTAACCAAGCCAGCAATTGCTACGTCGATCACATCAACGCACGCACGCTGGGTTCCCTGAACACGGCAATTCGGTTCAGCCTCGGCTCGCGCTCTGCCTTTGGCTGGACCCCAATGGAGGCAGAAATGGATGCTCGAATCAGAGATCTGATCCGAAATTTAGAGTTGAATTGCGCCAACGCTCTGACTACCAGCCAGCAAGCCCAAACGATAGGCCTTAGCCGGTCCCGGTTTGAACACCTCTTTAAGGCGGAGACCGGAATGGCATTTAAGAAGTATCTCCAGCAGGCTCGTCTTGCAAAAGCTCAACACCTGCTTTGCGACCCTACCCTCCGGGTAAAGCAAATCGCTGCTCAGTGTGGCTATTCCTCGACCTCGAACTTTAGCCACGATTTTAAGAGGAGTTTGGGACTTACACCGTCCGGCTACCGACGCAGCACACGAGACTAACGTTTAGCACATTTCGCCAACATAATCGGGTTGACTGGGGCATCAACCAAGAATAAATTATGCCTAAAAGGTCCCCACGCCCACGCACTCCAGGGGCAGGTGACCAGTGAGAAATCAGACATGCCGCATCAGATTCAGAAAACCCCCAACGGCCGATTCGGGCGGAGGGAACCCTAAGGTGCAAATACTGTAGCGGAAGGGGCAGGGTGCAATTCGAAGGAGGTTTCCCTGAAATGAGTAAAAAAGATTCAACTAACAACCGCGAAACCCCAAGCGCAACGTCGATGGGGCGGCGACGCTTCATGGGATGGCTGGGAGCAGCCGCCGGTGGCATGGCGGCAATGGACCACGTAAGCTCGCGCACGATGGGAACGACCGCCATTCCTATACCTCATTACATTCCTGAGGGATATTCTCTCATCGGAGAATACATGGGAGACGACGACGGTTTCAGGACGGGGAAGTCCGAGATCAAATTTGCTTATTTGAGCCTGGAAGTGTTTAAGAAACGTATTTTCGGGCCGCTATTCGTATTTGTTTCACCCATGACGGACAATTTTTTTGGGGGGACAGAGGATGCCAAACCCGAAGTGATGGAACTCCGAATTGGAGAAGTGGCCGTGGAGGCCCGGTATTTTAACGGCTGCTGGAAGCCAACACCGAATGGGGAGAGGATCCTTGCAAACGGCAAGCGAGCTACCTGGGACACCAGCAATCTTAATAGCCTGGTTTTTCCCTTCGATGGATTCATGATCGGCATTCGCGGCGGCAAACAGGGAGAGGTGGGCCGGTCCGAACTCATCAAAATCGCGAGTTCATTTGGGCCTGTGGAGAGGTGAGGCATGCTCTCTGGCAACACGGGAAGTGCGGTCGTCCAAGTCACGCTGCTCGTCCGGTTTACCCTATCATGTGTCCTTCTCCTTGCTGCAGTCATGAAGTGGAGGCTGGGAGATGACTTTGCCTTCCTTCTGGGTGTCTTGGGGCAGGGCTGGTCCCGGCGGGCGCCCCTCGTCCGGATCGCCGTTATCGCCTCCGAACTGGTGCTTGGCTTCCTGCTATTTTCTGGCGTTTGGCTGGCGGCCGCCGGTACTGCCACTGCCGCCCTATTCGGAGCGTTTCTCATCGTGTTGGCGTGCGCTTTTAGGAGAGGTTATGTCGAGGATTGCGCGTGTTTCGGCGATATAAGTGGGAACCCGACAGGCATGTTTCACCTGATTCGGAATGGAATCCTTTTCCTCCTCGCCGTGTTCCTGGCGCTTGAGGCCCACCTGCGGCCGGTAGTCACAACTGAGTTTCGGGAAATTCCTATAGCTTTATATGTAGAAGCGGGCTTCTTGGTTGTTACGACATTTGCTTGTTACGCCCTCTTGAGTGAAGTTAGTGCGGCGGTGAAGCGCAGATGAGCCTGACATTGCCCAGCGGGAGGAGGCGTGGTTAGCTTCTACATTTCGTATATTGTACTGTGGGCCGTCGTGGGTGTCCTATTTGTGGCGGTGTTTCTACTCTACCGCCAATGCGGTGCGCTCCTGTTTCATGATTCGAGCGTTCGGTTCCAACAGGGTCCTGAGACGGACCATAAGATGGCTCCTGTTTACGCGCGTGACCTACATGGCCTTCCGGTCGAGTTGGGTGAGGGAAGCGGAAGGTTCCAATTTATCTTTTTCGCGAGTGCGAAGTGCCGCGTTTGCAAAGAGGCCATTCCGTCACTCCAAACATTCGCAGCAACCAACGAGACCGTGACCGAAACAGTAATGATTTGTCGCGGTCACGAAAATGATGTCATGAATCTTTCCAAGACACTAGTCCCGGCCCTGAAGGTTGTCCACGATTCGAAGGGGACGATCGGCAGACGTTTGCGAATAGGTACAACGCCTTTCGCTTTGTTGGTCGACTGTGGCGGGGTTGTTCGCGGAAAAGGCGCGCCGGTCTCAGACAGGGAATTTGCCTGGTTTGCGGACAGAATCCAGGGAACTGCGATGCAGGGAGTGGATATCGGCATACATATACCCAGGAGGTCAAATCATGCTGGCTGACAAAATGTTCCGTCGGGCGGCTACAGATGCGTATCTGATTCTGGATCCCGAGAAGTTTCCCAGACTGCGCGCTGTTACGCGTCGAACCTTTAGTTTCTTAGTATTGGCCGCGTTCTCCTTACCTGCGGCGTTACGCGGAGACAACTGTGGAGGTGACGACGACTGCATATTGGACGAATGCTCCGGTTGCTGCGAGGGGGCCCAGTGCGTAAGCAGTTGCACGCCCCTTTTTGGGGGCTGCTTCGGCGGATCAAACTGTTGGACGACTTGGAACTACGTTACGTGCTGCGATTGCAAGGATCTGTCAACTGGCTACCCGTGTGGCTGTAGCGAGCATGGAAATATCCCGGTACCGTGAGGGCTGACTCTCGGCACGGTCCAGAAATGTTGAACAGGATAATGCTGGAAATCATCGCGGCAAGGTCATGGATAATCCCGATCCTTATAGCCGCCGTCTGCGGCTTCATCAGTCTCTCGTCTCCTTGAGGCCGTAACTCGGTCTATGTGACCAGTCCGTCGGTCGACGGGCTTACTTGCTGTTCTACCAGGCACCTTGCCAAGCTGCGTGCCTTCGCGGCAGGGTCCATTACAGGCGGGACGTCGGCGGGCATCGGTTGTTTCCTGATCGGGGCGTTAGGCGCGCACTTTTTTGTTAACTTCCGGCTTGTTTTGCAGACCGCGCTCGTTCTCCTGTCGATCTTCTACGGCTGTGGCGCGGCGCTGAGCAAGACTTGGTGGGTCCCGTCACGGAGATGGCAAGTGCCTCAGGCGTGGGGACTTTTAGGGACCCCTCGCTTCGACTTTCTTTTCGGGTTTACCTTAGGGGTGGGAGTTCTGACACTAACGCCCTACATTGAGACTTACCTGCTTCTTTTGCTGTGTGCGACCTTTGAGAGCTTGCCCTGCGCGATCCTTACGATGGCAACCTTCGGGGCCGCCAGATTTCTTCCTCTCCTCCTCGTTCGAAACTATCAGGGATCGGACCTATTCGGCTTGGCAGGCGCGGTTGGATGGCTGAATCGCGCTAGGGCACCGCTGCTATTTGCCCTCGCTGCGGTCATATCGCTATCTCTGGCCCAGCCGCTTTTGTTGGCGTTGAGGTGACAAGAGGCGCTTGCCTTGCCAACCATTAACTCAGCACCTTTCCCCCAAGGAGCCGTGCCGTGACCGAGACGAGCCTCGACGGCCTGTTACCCGTTCTTTGCCTTCCGCCAATGTCACAATCCCTTGACGTACGACCTTGGTTCGCCAGAATTGAAAATATTACCCTGGTCGAATGGTTCGCTGGCTGGTTTGCTGGCGCTTTTCCGAGTAACGAATTACACGTCCTAACCCACTCGCTGGATGATTTCCATAAGCTTAAAGAAATGCTCGATGGGAAGCCATGCTCAGTTTTCCATTCGGACCATAAAGCGGCTCTTTTCGCATTTGACGAAATCGCCAGCCAGCGAAGAGCTGCACACGCTACCTTCTTCGAGCTCGGATTGGCGCTTGCGCCACGCGACATTCTAAAAAGGGCGTACTCCCATCATCTGAAATTTCACAACGGCTCCACCCGTATCACGGGCTTCCCGCCGCACACTACGCCGGTAATATACGCAAGGTCGGAGTTAAACCGCTTGGCCCGTCGGGAGTCTTTAGACTTCATCGG
This portion of the Terriglobia bacterium genome encodes:
- a CDS encoding TraR/DksA C4-type zinc finger protein yields the protein MSATVKTRTSAYRAVLLKKRQELLTGSRNTPEALSAVQSADEMEFAVRSVEQDVNVTTASVRSRMLRQIDYALERVAGGTYGECQSCGEQISANRLKAIPWAECCLNCEELRIRN
- a CDS encoding lactate utilization protein, yielding MSSRDEMLGTVRSILKTKEKGAHAAAEPILPPPLEGVMPLIPPAQLAERFELELQGLGCSTYRASTSAELGDILCSILEQTKVESVVLSRNPLLSRLQIGKMLNGRGMRVAAWPTSAEAQQEGSFFRDKCFAAGAGITGVDFALAETGSLVLTSATEGSQLVSLAPPVHIALYRRSQLRATLDEVLEHLPVSRDPGQASAARSVVFISGTSRTADIEQILVRGVHGPRTVHAILVEESCREE
- a CDS encoding cold-shock protein, with the translated sequence MSNNREQGTVKWFNASKGYGFIQRQGGEDVFVHFSAIQGDGYRSLQEGAPVEFEVVRGPKGLQAANVVQL
- a CDS encoding MauE/DoxX family redox-associated membrane protein; this encodes MLSGNTGSAVVQVTLLVRFTLSCVLLLAAVMKWRLGDDFAFLLGVLGQGWSRRAPLVRIAVIASELVLGFLLFSGVWLAAAGTATAALFGAFLIVLACAFRRGYVEDCACFGDISGNPTGMFHLIRNGILFLLAVFLALEAHLRPVVTTEFREIPIALYVEAGFLVVTTFACYALLSEVSAAVKRR